From the Lathyrus oleraceus cultivar Zhongwan6 chromosome 4, CAAS_Psat_ZW6_1.0, whole genome shotgun sequence genome, one window contains:
- the LOC127135994 gene encoding uncharacterized mitochondrial protein AtMg00810-like — MKDLGTFHYFLGIEVVYSHKGYLLSQSKYISNILEQAWLSYTFEVNSPFELNVKYVPSDGVTLPYPTLYCTLIDNLTCLTITKLDIAYLVYGVSKFVVSPTIVHGSVVHRILRNLRETQIEILLFPTSSPLELHVYFDVDWDGDSTNSKYVTCFCIFLGDSLIS, encoded by the coding sequence ATGAAGGATTTAGGTACTTTTCACTACTTCTTGGGGATTGAAGTTGTCTACTCTCATAAAGGCTACCTTCTTTCTCAATCTAAGTATATTTCCAACATCCTTGAACAAGCTTGGCTTTCTTATACTTTTGAAGTAAATAGTCCTTTTGAATTGAATGTGAAATATGTTCCCTCTGATGGTGTTACTCTACCATATCCAACTTTGTATTGCACTTTGATTGACAACCTGACGTGCCTTACGATTACCAAACTTGATATTGCTTACCTTGTTTATGGTGTTAGTAAGTTTGTTGTCTCTCCCACTATAGTACATGGGTCAGTTGTTCATCGCATTCTTCGTAATCTCCGAGAAACACAGATTGAGATCCTTTTATTTCCCACGTCGTCTCCATTGGAGTTACATGTTTATTTTGACGTTGATTGGGATGGTGACTCCACAAATTCTAAGTATGTCACATGTTTTTGTATCTTTCTTGGAGACTCTCTTATTTCTTAG